Within the Phaseolus vulgaris cultivar G19833 chromosome 9, P. vulgaris v2.0, whole genome shotgun sequence genome, the region GTTTGAATTTGGTTCCATACAAGTACACTGTTTGTAGGCAGGGAAGTGCTAAAATGGATGAAGCCTTAGAAATTGCTTCTGACTCCCCCCGTGTAAGTGCACTTGTTGTTTCTGAGTTTATAGGCTGCACACCATCTCTTAGTGGGGCAATAAGGGTGAACCCATGGGATATTGATGCAGTAGCCGAAGCACTAAATTTGGCAATCACAATGCCTGGTGGAGAGAAGCAGCTTCGACATGAGAAGCACTACAGATATGTTAGTTCTCATGATGTGGCCTACTGGGCTAGAAGCTTTGAGCAAGATCTAGTGTTTTCGTGCAAGGATCACCATAGGAACTGTTGCTGGGGCATTGGCTTTGGTCTGAACTTCAGAATTTTGTCTCTGTCTCCTAGTTTCAGGAGGCTATCCATAGACCACATTGTCCCTGCATATAAAAGGAGCAGTTGCAGAGCAATCTTTTTAGATTATGATGGTACAGTTGTACCTCAAGCATCCATTGTGAAAGCCCCCAGTCCTGAAGTCATATCTGTGCTAAATAATCTTTGCAGTGATGTTAACAACACTGTGTTTATTGTTAGTGGCAGGGGAAAAAGTTCATTGAGTGAATGGTTTGATCAGTGTGAGAATCTTGGTATAGCAGCTGAGCATGGTTATTTTATAAGGTTGGTGATTTATAGTTGGTTATGTCAAATTCAACTATTCATCATAATGACTTCCCTTAAATGACTTTCAACCGTACCTAAATATACCCCttaaaagaagaacaaagaaaAGTGAAAACGAAAGTGGCTTTTATCAAGGGCTTACAGCATTGGCTTATAATGTTGTGTACTGTGAAAATTTGAATTCACCTTTTAGTACATGTTTATGTGGGTGTTTTAGCTTTTCATGGGTTTGTCTGTTAGAACTGGTATTTATGTTTGATCTTTTCTGTATTGAGTAAATTTGAATTCTCCTTGTGGTacatgtttatttatatatgggTGTTTCTGCTCCTTATGGCACAGTGGTTATCATGTCACTGTCAAGTTCTTTAAGGTGATGGTATTCTTGTTTGATCTTTTACCATAGGTGGGATAAGCATGCTAGTTGGGAAATGAGTCATGTAGATACAGATTTTGCATGGAAAAGGATTGCTGAACCTGTGATGAGATCTTATATGGAGGCCACAGACGGCTCCTCTGTAGAGAGCAAAGAGAGTGCCTTGGTATGGCATTACTGTGATGCAGATCCTGATTTTGGATCTTGGCAAGCCATGGAGCTGCTGGATCACCTTGAAAATGTACTTGCGAATGAGCCTGTTGTTGTGAAAAAAGGACAACATATTATCGAAGTCAAGCCTCAGGTCATACTTATCTCTTCTCATCtcaagttattatttttttcaaaatctgatATTGACTAAGCAATGCATTACAGGGAATTACAAAAGGGTTAGTTGCACAGGAAGTTCTTTCTACCCTAACCAAGAAGGGTAAATTGCCAGATTTTGTACTGTGCATTGGTGATGATAGGTCTGATGAGGATATGTTTGAGAGCATTTTAACCAAACCTTACAGTGCTACCTCCTTCTCAGCACCCGAAATCTTTGCATGCACTGTTGGACAAAAACCAAGCAAGGCTAGATACTACCTTGATGACACCATGGATGTGATGTCATTACTTGAGGGTCTTGGTTCTGCTTCAGTGCCTAAATCAAGATATTCTACAGAAACCCCTTTGGAGAAAGGAGAAGTATGTTTTGAGAATATCCTATAAAGTAAAGGTACATTTTAGCTGTGTAGGCATCCGCACAGGAGAAAGAAACAGTTTTGATTGGTTGTTTTTGGTATGATGTACAAAAGCATGGTTTAAGGGAAAAAACTTTGAATCTGACTTTTGATTATAGAAAATGTTGCTAGCAGCTTTAGGTCTCAGAAATTGAACACAGGGAATTAGAGAGATTGATTTTTTTGATTGGTAGGTGGGGACAAAAGGGTGTACCTGTAGCACTGAAAGGATACTGAATATGTTCATAGATACAGAATCTAGGTATTCTTCCCAGGAATTCATTGGTTGTATATTTGATGGGTTATGTATACATTAATGTCATTCAGaatctaatattttttgtttcgGAGAAATGGGTCCCTGAATCCCATGCAACATTATTTTCATActtgattaattttttattaaatacctCCTTTTAAACATGCATTGAAATTTCGAAACTTGGATTCAGTGAATATGGTTTaggtgaaaaagaaaagaaggaagaagaaaaaatgaaaggaaaagaTTAAAAGGTTTATTTTTTTGTTCCACCTcacttttttcttctaattttagaaagaaaaagagagaaaggtgTTGTAaggatttaaatataaaattatacttgcttatcatatactttattttgtttCAGTTATTTTCTCATTTTGTATACACATTTTATCTCACTCTCCTTTTATACTAAACTAGCAAAAAGACAGGcattatgtgtatatatattttttaattttatcataaacttgtatttttatgtatatatatattttaattttatcataaatttacGTGTATGTAATTTCCTAAAATATTATCAcaagttttatatttattaaaaaaattatattaatcgAAACATAActaacataataaatatatatgataaattaatctcattacaaattataatatatattaaatataaaataataaatatatataataaattaatttcattacTGACCAAGTATTTTTGTGCTCGGTTATTTTGTGTTGTGTAAGGTCAACTTGGTTGTTGGGTCTAGGTGAGACCATGCAGATGGTCCCTTTTCAGGAAGGCTCAAAGTGCGCGGTAGGATCGTTATGCAAAGTAATTTATAAATACACCTACTTATAAATATGTTTGGAACGGTGAATGTAATACTGTTGTTATTTTACATGTTTGTTGTGAGTATGTGACAATATTTTATGTTGCATGTTTCTGTTGTATATCTGTTACACGTGGCTAGTTGTTGTTAACCCTAGTAAAGTAGGGAGATGCATTGGTAACAGAAAGTGGATCTGCGGATGGCACCTGAAGATCATTGGTGCCCGTGGCAAGTGATTTCTTCTATTACAGATAAAAGATTAACGTACTTAGTATATTTTCAGTTAAGATTTTCTTATCCCCAGGGAGAATGGTTGCATGTTGCATGTGCGACAATAAAAGGAGAGTAAGTCTCCAGGTAAAATTACGCTGTTTTTATATACTTTCTTAACTGGTTACTTTCGGTGAGccctagctgacttgatcgtcagagtgtaaTCAACATATAGGCGTCCTCTGTCTCAACGGAGCCTTATTCTAGTGCGACATGGAATCGGTTCCATAAGAGGTAGATACAGAAGGGGTTATTCAACCTGAAGTCAATCGTCAACTGACaagaacatttggtgcccactGTGGGGCTTGCTAAAACTTGATCCCATCCACATTCTGGTTCGAGTTTACAGACAGAGATGAGGAACAAGttcttcatttttattatagaaGGTCCACATTTTTTTTACACTGAAAACAGTTGAGACGACGTAATACGAGGCAAGTGCCATTGGGACAAGAAGGAGGTGAGGGTCCCACATTGCAGCAGCTTATGGAGACCATCAGGAATCTCCTCACTGCGTTTAATGCCTAGATGATTATCTTGGGTGGGTCAGATGCAGTATggtgcaagatgttcatgggcACCTTCATGGGTACGACAATACAGTGGTTCAGTGGACTCCCGGAtggccatatcacctcttttGCACAGTTCGCCAAATTGTTTCGAGAGCAGTTTTATGCCAACCGGGTCAAGCACCCAGTCTTATATGATCTCTTCAATGTGCGCCAGAGGGAAAGGGAGACATTGAAGGATTATCTAATCCGATTTTGGGCTCTCACTGTGAAACTACAAACTCATGATGAGAACGTCATGGTGTCCGCCTTTGAGCAAATGGTCGCttcaggaccattctgcgataAAGGAATCAGAAGCCCTGCAAAATCTTTCTTCGAAATCAAATGAAGAGTAGTCGCCCACATTAATGCCGAAGAAGGAGTAGCAGCTAGAAACAACGGTTCGCATTCTTGGTTGACTAAGCCAAAGGAAGTCAGCAAAGCTTCTCAGCCTATGGGGGTTAATGAGACCTCAGTTAGGAAGAAGACAGAAGCCAAACATCACCCTTACAGGAAAGGGGAATTCAAGGAAAAAGGTAAAGAGGAGGAAGTCTGTCCCAAGTTCTGCATATCGTACAAGGAACTGATAGGTATACCAGTAGTGGCTGAAAAGTTGAGATTCCCCTAAAAAGCTTATAGAAATTTGAGAGGAAAAGAAGATATTTGATGCGAATTCCACAAGAGATTCGGACATGGTATTGAGCGGTGCATGGCTTTAGGCTACGAGTTGGCCAAGCTTTTGAAGGACTATTTCTTGAAAGAATATCTCGAAGCCGACCAAGGAGAACCATAGGAGGAAGTCGTTCTAAGGGACCAAGCGCATGAGGTCCCCGTGCACGCCGAGTTAAATACGATCTCGGGTGGGTTTTCTGGAGGAAGTAGCATGGCTACCAAACACAAAAGATACGCAAGGGCAGTGATGTCACTGAAGGCAAGATGTCACGATGACACGCCATATCCATATCTCTTTTTCACGAAGACAGACTTGGTAGGTGTGGtccctcacgacaacgacccggTAGTGATATCCGGTGTTATGGTAGGGAGAAAGGTGTATCGGGCTCTCATTGACCAAGGGAGTTTGGCTGATGTGCTGTTTTGGTCCATGTTTTCAACTTGAGGCTATCCCCCGATCAGATGAGGTCGCACGACGGATGCTTAGTTGGTTTTGCATGGGACCAAGTGGAGGTTCGAGACTACATTGATTTAAGGACGAATTTTACAGATGAGGAAGCTGCCGAGACTTGGTAGCTGCTAGGGCACCACAAAAGGGTTATCGCCCAAAACATTTACTAGCCATGTTGAGAATATTATGTCTACTAGTGTATGTTAAATGTTGTTGTGAATGGTTTTTGACACTCTAAGCTCATTAATAtacatttttctaaaatttatgttATGTTGTAACCATcatgactcttattatttttgcatagttaattttaattcatgATAGGATAAATTGATCTAAGACCTTTTTAATGCACTTTATGATtcatgtaattattaaatcatgaaatttatatgtaattattaaatcatgaaatttatatgtaattattaaatcatgaaattTATAGTTCCATatgaatcaaataaaaaaatgttagaaaattatataaattaattatataatgtgatatgttaaataaattttaggtTTCAGACCTAAATGTAatttaataatgtaaaattacaCATTGATTAATATGATAACTACTCTAATAAagatattaagaaaatatggTTTTCTTCCTCCGAGTGAAGTTATCTTAATATTTACTATAAAAAAGAGTGTAACAATTATGGTATATCTTATTGATCAAAATGAATGTCTATTTTTATTTGTACAGTATGTATACTTTTAATCTTACATGTGTtacataaaaaagaatattataaatacccaagtttataaataaaagtttgaCTCGAAGTTTAAGGTTGTTACGAAACACATTGTACTCAGTTTTCTTATACATAAAACATACAGTGACTAATTAATGAGAAGTGTATTATTCACTTTATTTACAACTTTTCTATTCAGTATTTTCtagttatttataattgtttGGTAAATTTCATCTCCCATAATCTATctattttattgaaattgttTACTTTTATGGGTTAATGTTCTTCTATACAATAAACCCTATACAGTTAAAATTATCAGTATAAACAAACaggatttataatttatatttacttatttatttattttatttcatcacctaatttatttttcattgcaGAAATTGCTAATACAAACATTTTACAACGAACGAAAATAAAATTCACCAAACAATTTACCCtatctatgaaatatatatatatatatatatatatatatatatatatatatatattatgaaataatgaaaaatattccAGCTTTGTAATCTTTTTATCACATGATCTGTTATAGATAAATTAGTCAGTGAAATAAATTATTGGATGTCGGTTGACTCGTGTTCAGTCATTTCACTTCTCTTAGGATTCTCCCGCACAACAGACAGACATAGTATTCAACATCTATACagctatttaaaataaaaacaattctataaaattaaattatacaattaaaaaataacgaCAACATATTCTCTCAAACACACTATTATTAATCGAAATTTATAgattttgttaaatatttttctttttatctaataattttataaatcattGTTAAGTAATCATTTATTATCAGTATGAAATATTTCCTGATTTTATTAAcgattaatttataattattttttataaatttagcaGTACttctattaataatagaaaacaaaaataaaaagttatataaataatgtaataattatGGATCCAGCTGTGAAGTGGATATGTATGAGAATGAGAACCGAACTCTGACACCTAATAATAATATACGATCCAGCTCATCATATGCTGTCAACGTTGCAAAAATGTCTTCAACTTCAACGGCTCCCACACCCTTTTCTTACCCAATTACGAAAACCATAAAGAAGCAGCATTTATAAAACTAACGTTGTGAAGCCACACTTTTATTGTGGGCGCTGACTAAGTCACTGATTGTGGTTAATCCATTTTGTAGTATATTAATTAGACACTCTTCTGTTGCATTGGTATCACACACTGTAACTGAAAGAGAGAAACAACCGGTACTGTCATGTCCAATTCGCAGCTCACAGACCATGATTCAACGGGCAGCGGGGACGAGAAGTCAAACTCTCTCTTAGCCAACGCGCGCTGCAGCTTCTGCTTCACCTGCTGTTTCGGTTCCCGGGGCCGATCAGCCAGCGTCGGATTCGCGTGGTGGGAGCGTGTCACGTCGCCGTCGTTGTCTGATTCGCACTCCGAGGTGCAACCGGCGACCGGGAGCCCTGCTGGCCGGCGATGGTGGTCTCCCGGTGCCACTGCCTTCATGAAGGTGCGCGAGTGGTCAGAGCTCGCGGCGGGTCCCCGGTGGAAGAACTTCATCCGACGGTTCAATCGGAGCCGTGGTGGTTCGCGCCACGCGCCGGGGAAATACCAGTACGACCCCTTTAGTTACGCCTTGAACTTCGACGATGGGCATAGCGGGGATTTCGACGATGAAGGTTACGACGGGTTACGGAATTTCTCCACCCGTTATGCCGGGGCTCCTCCGTTGAAGTCCGTCTCCACGAATTCCAATCAAGACGTCGTCGTTTCGGGCTAGAGAAAGCGATTGCGTATCTGCACTTTGTTGTGTGGTTTAGATTCTCGAATTCACTTTTTAGAAACTAGAAGTGCAGTTTTGTGTATTTTACCATTGGTCATAGCATTTTAGATTTTCTTACTGTATACTcctttacaaatattttttttaattaatattgttttGACACCTTTTTAAAGCATTATTCTCggtatatactttttttttttctttttagtagaTATTTTTATGTGTACATTAAAACTCATACTTATCCTTTACtagtttttttgttctttttagtGGATATTTTTATGTGTACATTAAAACTCATACTTATCCTTTACCGATCAATGTCATACAAGTGGTTGGTGACGTGTATGAGACGTCCTGTTGATAAACCAGCAGGAGTGGGACATGCCCTTGAACTAGTTACCAAGGCTGTgtattttgaaacttttattttatttcttatatttttaatagataGATTCTTAGAGATGTTTTTCgtttgatttaaaatatatccTACTGAtgtgaattataaaaaaaattaaatatttaaattaatttataattatttaaatttttattattttaactataCAGTAgtctatttattttaaataaaatttgtattattttaagCATACAATAgtatatttatttcaaatttatatttttaaattttacatatgGTTCATTTAATTGAATTTGGATTATTGAATTTTGATAACTGAAAATTGAGGTGAGTCTAATTTAgtttaaattataaaagtttAAGTCGGGTAACTTAAGGTATGAAAGATCAAGTTGGGTTGGGTCTAAAATTAAATTGGGTTAGACCAAAGTTATATAAGGTTGGATTAATCAAGTCATATTATGTCAAAGTGATGTTAAGTTAGACTAGATCTGTGATATGTTCTGTCAAGTCAAACTTAGGGTAGGTTAAGCTCGGCTAAGTCCAATCTCAAGTGAtgtaaatgaagatgaagaagggttggttgaagaaagagaaaatgagattaatagaataaaaattaaaaaaacacgacaaagaaaaataaagaagaagaaataagagGGAGATTCTGAAGGAGACTAACTAGAGGAGGACTCAAGACTTTGGAAGAAGATATTAGAGGATTGTTCATGAGTAGTTCTTAGTTTTTAAGGAAACTTGAGAGAGGCTAGAACTTGATGGTTAACACTTGAGAGAACTTGGACGAATTGCATGAGAGTTAGGAATGCCTTTTGGAGCTTCTAAACTATCCATGTCACTTTCATGTGCACATGGATTAGTTAAACTCTTCCACTTGACTCTTAAagctttcaaaaatatttagtgTCCATTGGAACTCCTCTTAAGGCGCCACATGTGTTTCCCTTTCCAAATCATCATTGTTTTTCACATGTAATCATTACATTTTCCTAATTTTAAGGAGTTACTCATGTGCTTTCCCTAATTTCAACGGGTTAAGATGTATTAATCATGTTTAATGGAGTTAACTCTTGATTAGTAAAGTTAATTCAATCCTCTTTCGCAACAATGGTGATTTCTTTCTATGAACTCTTTTTGATGATGTCAAAATGGGGAGACAATAGATAAGTTTTGAAAATAGTGTTTGagaatttggagagaaatttcTTATATCAACTTGAATGCAGACACATTCACATACAAATTACTTGTGCTTTGTTTGCTTATGTTGATATGGTTCTATAATGTGCTTTTACGTGATATATATAAACTCAAAATGTTTATATGTTGTGTAAAACATCTATAATATGCTTGTTAATACTTTTATGAGTTATTTAAACTTATAGTTTTTGTCATCATAAAAAAAGGGAGAGATTATTAAGTCAGTAGACAATCTAATACCCATCAAACGATCTCATGATATGAATGTCTAtgtgttttgatgataacaaacacTATAAGATGTGTTAAGTATTATAAACAAGTTATTAAATGTGCAGTAGTTATTAGAAAGACATTTAAAGGTCTATCAGCACAAGAACTTGTTAAAAGACCATGTGAAACCGTGTGTGCAATGATATTAACAATCAAATGTCACAAGGCTCATGATAAAACACATTTACAAAGAGAAGACACATACACCAaactgttgggtctattagtgtctaagttcaagaggggaggggtgaattgagcttataaaattttcgcaagaacacacaatttttcagtattccagaggcaagaagaacagattgtttttacatgaaacagattgattcttcagagcagtattggcacaatttgaattttgttcactgtaaaattgtgatcagcAGAGAATtagaacagaaccagatcaacttaatattgtgaggatgaaggatatagctatgcttagagatcaaccaaaattacacaacacaagatttcaagaagtatgatcctttctcaggttttaatgaatggtcagtttgttcacaattcacttaagccattatatgcagcaaccttgtttatgatcagaaaactttaacaagacaggaagaacagttttcacttaacccagaattaacagattcaatttaaaaagaacagatttagttcttgacagaattaagcaaaagatcagaaaagagtgcagggatgagaatgcaagatacacacgtttttatactggttcactcatacagagctacatccagtctcaccttaccccaaggtggaattcactaaaaacagtgccaatcacttacaaaaccagcagttcttgaacactacaagaacaacacacacaatgctgaaaaaccctatttcagcacaccttgcactccaagaaaccctatcaaggagtgactaacacttacacctatcaagaaaccctatcagagagacattgtttatatagaaaacagtttctaacttcttttcaaaaaacagttgaaaagcagttaagaaaacaacagattcagttttgaacataacagatttattttgtgaaatctgccaactcagcttaacagaaataactgtctgagtggtacctttggagccctaactaacttgtgaaatacctttcaactcaccaaggaataaacctgttctttcacagaaaaacagattgaagtatcacacacaggccagctcagcttaactgaaataacgaactgagctttcccttggtgccttaacagaaatttagaaaagccttttaacagagaagaaataaacagattctttctccataaaacagatttatttgtgtactgttttaaaactgttaaaaccattttaaaaagcttttcaaaaccatttaacaaaagcctttttaacagagaagaaataaacagattctttctccataaaacagatttatttgtgtactgttttaaaactgttaaaaacatttcaaaagacttttcaaaaaccatttaaccacaccatgtgcttgatctagacttggttaggcatctaggctaggttatacagcaaaaggcaatcatacacacttacaagcctaattagaAATGAATCTAAagacctattacaatcttcaaagcactcaagccattttcttcatcaaacatacatcaagccttggtagggaagaagcttcctccagcttcaacaatctccccctgtttgatggagacaaattccctttgctttgcacagctttgaagagagatcatgaccaaatctgtacagaactatatacaaagaaaacaggtgttaaagcagaacaacagattttagaaatgatatacctgcagatttaatatctgaatcatatcagcagccactgtgaacatcatctgcagaacctgtaccaggctattcttaggctgttctctaggctattcttctccccctttggattcatcaaacagaatgggagcacaaaataccacagaaacaataatagtcatacataacagttcaaataaaaccaataaaccatagaggttcattacaactcacaaaacaactaaaaaccagTGCAGAAACGAAACTGTACAGATTAATTCCAAATTgctcaacaacatataaaagataaagacttagaaataggatcacttgttgttgtaataaagctcagctagctgcacttgaactccttcaagttgatcatccaagtgttgaaacctggcgtaggtcatttcatagtgtgctttctgctcatatgtgagtgtgtccagcctgcttagcacttgtctttcaaacatagacagaggttcacctctgtattcaggtgcctcatatgcaaccagtgcattttggcttgtagcagcaatatcctcatgtccagcagagtgtactggtgatgcatccatgttctgcactccatcagcattttcttcttcattttctagatcagcagcttcattttcagctctgtttgcagcattccttctgAATATCCAGCTATCATCTTCCTTTTGAAATCCCATCTTGAGgagagtggagttgtctatctcacttgctgccttaattgtgtcatttctttcatttgtagtgtcaacttcaaagtaatcaattagctttgacacaaaaattgcatatggaaagcgatagtctggtaaccttgtggatttgagcatatgctccaccatagtacttacccaatttaccttgagttgattcatgatgcagtatagtaaaatcaagtcctcttcatggagagttgcatgattacttcctcttggagtaagttgccaagcaatgatgtaggcaaggagtcttggaatgattgtgagatttccagcatgaaatctagccactggttcagcaggattcctcacacaacttctgtaaaactgcatcttgttgaatccctggattccagcagtgttccctttgcttaccttcattccagaatatttgattcctcccacattgctccatatttcccttgtaatcttcagcttcacacctttcacatgggagaccagaTTTTTGTCATCTTGAACCAAGTTGCTGTAGAAAACTTTCACTAAATCTGGATATACATTTCCAGTCATCTCTAGAAAGTTCTTCAGTTTTTTATGCTTGAGCaaggtttttgcttcagtcagattttcttctctcagCCAGGAaaattccagcactttgggtgcattgacttgcttcctgcttgtctcatgaATGTATCTTGTcattgcttcagaatctccagcaaaccatttctccagaatgccttggttgctgctggattgctccttggatttcttccttctgtgtgatgaggatgccatgctcaaTCTGTTTTTTCCTACACCAGTTTATTAACATACAATTCTAGAAGAAAAAACAGCACAAATCATCACTCAGAACAGAAACgaaacctgtggtgaagcaagtgtgaacctggacagcttatagcacAAATGAGAAAGTATGAGAGAGAACTGATTTGAGCAAGGTTTATATAGAGCTTAAATCAGATTTTAGAAATCAccaattgtaaaagaaaaacaattaaatCAGATTTCAGCAATTAtggattgaaaataaaatcaatttgataTGCTTCAGATTTTATTCCTGTGGTGTAGCAGATTCAGGTAttgatttgcacaagaatatattggaaccagatttcaatttgataaatcaaatctgttgcacttACACACAATCCAATCAGTTGGGATACCCACAAGCTAATTGGCATAGGCTTGCTggttaataaccgtaaaagcagtcaacaataaagtgagagagagaaaaataaatctttctctttcctagtcacaactgtgatttctgaaacagggaatgaaacatgttaaaacataaaacaacagattgaaatttttactgcataggacaattcaagctaattatacccaattcatttaaaagaaagtgaaacctgtctttagcaagtggtttagtgaataaatcagctaattgaaattcagtaccaatgaattgtatatcacatgttccattagctatatgttctcttaaaaagtgatgtctaatttcaatatgtttagttctagaatgcatgacaggattcttagacaaatttatggcac harbors:
- the LOC137820312 gene encoding probable alpha,alpha-trehalose-phosphate synthase [UDP-forming] 9 isoform X2, giving the protein MLNFSRTPRSLPRVMTDPVIISHGDGKQSNDDDSGVFSSEHRRKIIIVSNSLPLNAKRDKVSGRWCFSYDEDSIFWQLKDGLSPDADVVYVGSLKVDVDASEQDKVSLQLLEEFNCLPTFIPPELYKQFHDGFCKQHLWPLFHYMLPMYPGNRRFDRSQWQAYVSANKIFADKVMEVLNPEDDYVWVHDYHLMVLPTFLRKRCSRVKLGFFLHSPFPSSEIYKTLPVRGEILKALLNADLVGFHTFDYARHFLSCCRRMLGLEHESKRGYIGLEYSGRTIFIKILPAGIHMGRLQSALDHPSSSNKVREIHQQFKGKKIILGVDDMDIFKGVSLKFLAIEQLLQQYPEMQGQIVLIQILNPPSSADKDVDNAKEEAYITSKRINERFGLESYEPIIIIDRHVPFYEKAAYYALAECCIVNAVRDGLNLVPYKYTVCRQGSAKMDEALEIASDSPRVSALVVSEFIGCTPSLSGAIRVNPWDIDAVAEALNLAITMPGGEKQLRHEKHYRYVSSHDVAYWARSFEQDLVFSCKDHHRNCCWGIGFGLNFRILSLSPSFRRLSIDHIVPAYKRSSCRAIFLDYDGTVVPQASIVKAPSPEVISVLNNLCSDVNNTVFIVSGRGKSSLSEWFDQCENLGIAAEHGYFIRWDKHASWEMSHVDTDFAWKRIAEPVMRSYMEATDGSSVESKESALVWHYCDADPDFGSWQAMELLDHLENVLANEPVVVKKGQHIIEVKPQGITKGLVAQEVLSTLTKKGKLPDFVLCIGDDRSDEDMFESILTKPYSATSFSAPEIFACTVGQKPSKARYYLDDTMDVMSLLEGLGSASVPKSRYSTETPLEKGEVCFENIL
- the LOC137820312 gene encoding probable alpha,alpha-trehalose-phosphate synthase [UDP-forming] 9 isoform X3, translating into MTDPVIISHGDGKQSNDDDSGVFSSEHRRKIIIVSNSLPLNAKRDKVSGRWCFSYDEDSIFWQLKDGLSPDADVVYVGSLKVDVDASEQDKVSLQLLEEFNCLPTFIPPELYKQFHDGFCKQHLWPLFHYMLPMYPGNRRFDRSQWQAYVSANKIFADKVMEVLNPEDDYVWVHDYHLMVLPTFLRKRCSRVKLGFFLHSPFPSSEIYKTLPVRGEILKALLNADLVGFHTFDYARHFLSCCRRMLGLEHESKRGYIGLEYSGRTIFIKILPAGIHMGRLQSALDHPSSSNKVREIHQQFKGKKIILGVDDMDIFKGVSLKFLAIEQLLQQYPEMQGQIVLIQILNPPSSADKDVDNAKEEAYITSKRINERFGLESYEPIIIIDRHVPFYEKAAYYALAECCIVNAVRDGLNLVPYKYTVCRQGSAKMDEALEIASDSPRVSALVVSEFIGCTPSLSGAIRVNPWDIDAVAEALNLAITMPGGEKQLRHEKHYRYVSSHDVAYWARSFEQDLVFSCKDHHRNCCWGIGFGLNFRILSLSPSFRRLSIDHIVPAYKRSSCRAIFLDYDGTVVPQASIVKAPSPEVISVLNNLCSDVNNTVFIVSGRGKSSLSEWFDQCENLGIAAEHGYFIRWDKHASWEMSHVDTDFAWKRIAEPVMRSYMEATDGSSVESKESALVWHYCDADPDFGSWQAMELLDHLENVLANEPVVVKKGQHIIEVKPQGITKGLVAQEVLSTLTKKGKLPDFVLCIGDDRSDEDMFESILTKPYSATSFSAPEIFACTVGQKPSKARYYLDDTMDVMSLLEGLGSASVPKSRYSTETPLEKGEVCFENIL
- the LOC137822354 gene encoding uncharacterized protein, producing the protein MSNSQLTDHDSTGSGDEKSNSLLANARCSFCFTCCFGSRGRSASVGFAWWERVTSPSLSDSHSEVQPATGSPAGRRWWSPGATAFMKVREWSELAAGPRWKNFIRRFNRSRGGSRHAPGKYQYDPFSYALNFDDGHSGDFDDEGYDGLRNFSTRYAGAPPLKSVSTNSNQDVVVSG